The Nasonia vitripennis strain AsymCx chromosome 2 unlocalized genomic scaffold, Nvit_psr_1.1 chr2_random0008, whole genome shotgun sequence sequence ctttaaacaaacaGCTAAATCATACTTCTTTAAATTGGAAAACACGCAAACATGACACAAACATACACTCCCATCAATCTCATTTCACCTCAATCCATTTACTCTTCACACTATCACTTCTTACACAACAATTGTTGATCTTATCtgtatttttactatatttaaatatgtacaacataatgtacaacaataaaaacatataaatctaaaatctaaaaaaatctcGTGTAGCGTGTGTGCCTGCTTCTTAGGTCTAGCGGCAGTGTTCTAGCGTACCAAATCCGTTCAAATACATAGGGAGCGTGCGAAATCCGTCCCTTGGCTAAAAGGAAACACTGGGGAGCCATCGGAAGCTGTACCGGAACGTAACAAGCGATCTAGCCTAAGGtccgtcgagtggaatctccggcgGCAGAAAGAGCAGCTAACAAACCTTAATTTATACTGCCACGCGGAATCGTAGAGAATATAAGATAATAAGGCAGACCATCTCCTACAAGGTAAGAGATGCGAGAATACCAACTAAGAAAGCGGACAGACGCTCGTCACTCCACCGCGAAAGCGTGACAACCGACATAGTCACGCGTCCACATAACTCCCGTACATCAGATTATCTAAATATCGTGACGCGTCCAATACCTACCGCGTGTCTCTAGTTTGCTCAGTAACATAAGACTCCCAAGCCAACGGATagtttctataaataaataataatatgtaaaCTCGTCTCCCTGTGAAATAAGATCTTTACATGGACTTGTattgaaatatactattttgtacttgtatcgaaatgtaccgtttaaaagaattataaaaaagtatatgAAAAACTTACTGAACTATGTCTTTGTAATGTGTTGAAAACGAGGTAATCTTGATAGCCCATGGCATAGTGCAAGTTCCAAGAACATTGACTATTCTGTAATTATTGAATCGCACTCTAAAACCAAGTTTTTGGAGAGATCTGGCGCATCTTCGAGCTGCTTTTTTCGCTTCCTCTTCGCTAGTAGCTCCAGTGCAAGTGACTTTTCCAGATGATGAAATCGAAGCTAATGTACATGGTTTTCTTAGCCTCATTCTCACAAgctaaaatttttgtattcaattaatacttttaagttttaattaaaatatgtgTCGGAGACTTGACTTACATAAGGAGAGTCCACAACCAAGGCTGTGGATTTGGGTAAAACTGTGGAATACGATTATTTGGCAAGAAATTGAAGGTTACAATTTAAGGGTTTCTTTAATAGACGCTGTGTCTCAAAATGTAAGTCTATTAAGGGgtcacaacacctttaaatcctgaaaaaaaagaattgtgagaaaaaataacaaaattaaagttaatcattttttaagtgatatttagtataaatatcTTTAACCTTACCGCgctaaaaccttaattatccCTGCTGGCCAATTGTGGCACTCAgtgcaatgttttgtgaatttgttCACTGTCCATAGGATTCCAAGAGGATACTTTGTAGAcctgtagttttggtatgaatgaagagattttaatttaaatgttaaaaaaatgttttatacacaaaaagttGGCATAATAagcggaaaaaaaagaaaaaattcagtatTTTTATCGTCAAACCATTTCTAAgcattcaaataaaaatccctgcattcatattAAAACtgcaggtgtacaaagtatcctccttgaatttgatcccaaaagaaccattcgttcacttggaatcctacggacagtgaaaaaacTAACAAAGCATTGCACTAAGTGCCACGATGGGCCTGCAGGGATAATTAAGGTTTAGCACGGTAAAGTTAAAGGTATTTGTACTAAAAATcactaaaaaaatgttcaaatgattgactttaattttgtcatttttactcataattttttttcaggatttaaaaatgttgtgtctCCTTAAGTCGCAGCCAAACGCTCAGCCTCTTAATACTCTTGTATATTACTACAGAAAAGAAAGTGGTACACGGTCTGGGTGGCTTCTTGCACTATTTAAGGGTCATGCTAAGAAACGAGAGAGAAGTCAACATAAGGTAGAACGAtttctcattaaaaaaaaccGTTGCCAATTCTTTTGCACGTACCTTCCTACAACACTAtgtattaatttcaaaattgttttttctatatacataattctatacagtttttgtacttttttgtttgatggataaaattatttttcacaaCTCAGGCATAAAATGGACCTCTTTTAATGTCAGAAAGTAGCGTAGAAAATCGTTCATTCCAAGAGTATGTAAAAAAGTTCAAACTCAATCGGAGAAAAATAACCATTTTTTCCCTAGGAAGAGGATTTTTTAACCGCTATAAATAGGTGTTTTTGagtttttgcaaattttataaattctttaaaattaaactttaaaaGAACAAATAACAACTCTATTGTGCACTACTTGAAATTCACGATTACCTACCCTACTTTCTGGCATTAAAAAGGCCCATTCATGCCTTCGTTGTAAAAAATACGGCGTGTACCATGGGAAGAAAGGCTATTACAGACTCGGGAGAAGTGTTTCAGCATTCGCCTACGTCTCGTGCTAAACACCTCACCCTCGCTTGAAATAGCCTATTTTCTCCCATTAATGCTTAATGTACTATCATCATTTATGTGTATATATCTTTTTGTGGTTAATACTCTTTCTCTTAATATAAGTATTATTCGAAAAATGCAGATAACAAAGCTTTATACTTTTTCGGggttagaaaataataaagaaatgaaaataatctaCTAAAAATAGCATTTAAATCTAGAATATAAAACTTGCTATTAGTTAACACATAAGTGTTGGGATAGAGGGACACTTTCAACAAGTCAAGGTACAACTAATAATGATTATGCACTTACATTAAGCGATTCTATTTACCAGAATTATTGAGAAAAAGATTTAGACCGAAGTTGATTTGACTCATTTTTTGGAGTTAAgcgtactttttttcaaatttcatttGCATATTATTACGCTTACATGCTCCAAAGTCTTGCCTGCAAGCACTTGAACTAATCTGTAGTTGTTTAACTACTAATCTACAAAATTCGAATGAATTCTGAACCGTCAGTTTTATACAATCAAGAGTGCAAGAGGAATATACGCATTTACggttaaaaatgtttataacttttttcacgCTTTAAACTTTCACCAAAATTCAACCGAGTCATTTCCTCACTAAAATCTACTTGTATGCCAAATTTTAGGTATTTCTGAACCGTCAATCACTTTGGTGTAATACTCCCTTACGTTCACGCATTAAATGTTTGACAGTAAGAGCTatcactttttaaaaataaaaattattttttttaaagaagaaATTTTCCTAACGATTTAAGTTGATTCTAATTTGCTATACAAAGAATTATTTCAGTAACTACCTATGTGTTCTTTAATTACATTTGTTTCATTGATTCAGTAGTTCATGAATTCgaatattattcaaaaaattattcttttcaacttttttacaaacaaacaGAAAACTAATACATACATGCTTACTGTATTATACAAGATCTCcgacatttatttaaactagtaataaattttaagttttattattatacccCATTTTCTCTTCTATATTCAACATTTGAGCCATTAAGTGCGATTTCGCGTAAATTTAAATGGCATCTCACGCTGAAACTACACACAACATTGCTAATTATGATATCCAATTCAGGTTTCTCTTCAGCATTGTCCAAACATGATTCAACATGTACGTCCAATATATCCTTAGATTTTCCCGTAAATGAAAGATGATTATCTTCGAAATTTTCACTATTCTGAACATGACTTAAAGTTCCATTTGTAATAGGTTTGATGCCATTTTTGTTTACAAACGTGGCCATAATATTTCAAGTCTGTAACAgagaaaattatacaaaaacatTAGATACAAATAAATGGTTATTATTCATAGTGAGTTGtattaattttgtatactgtatgaacttttttatttatacttatatTCATGCAGCTTAAGGGGCTGCTGGCGTATTTCCAAGACACccaaaaaacgagaaaaattattaaaaatttgaagtGCCCCTAGTTTAAGATTATGGCTGTATTAATAAGaagatattttaataaagttttgtTTTTACGACCAACTGAAATTGAAAACTTAGAAACCGAAGCTTGCGTCGGGCGTTAATTCCGTTTTATGACAGCGACCCCATTAATCCCAATCTGTTCTGTATTGATATTTAAGTGGTTATTAATTCGTACGACTTAAAGCAGGAAAAATGTGTGGTTCTCCATATCCCAAAAATTGAGAAGCGAAGCAACGAAAGGTTAGCACGAGAAATCATGAACTATCGATCGGTGAAGAAACTTTTTTCCAACTCCGATCGATTACGCAATATTTGAACAAGCCAGTAAGCGACTATAGCCTGCGCATAGAGAAGTTGTATAAccaaattataacaatcattaaCAGTGCTCTGGTTTTAACTCGTGAGGATAAAAAATCTAGGACACGCCGAGCAAAAGGGCACGTGTTTAGTTAGGGTTAAAGACTATTCTAAACCATCAACTGCTCAGAAGATTCTCTAGAAATCTAGACGAATCGATAAGCGCAACAATCGAATGTGAAGGAATCAGAGCAGCCGTGACTTGTTGGTAA is a genomic window containing:
- the LOC100115891 gene encoding TATA box-binding protein-like protein 1; this translates as MATFVNKNGIKPITNGTLSHVQNSENFEDNHLSFTGKSKDILDVHVESCLDNAEEKPELDIIISNVVCSFSVRCHLNLREIALNGSNVEYRRENGLVRMRLRKPCTLASISSSGKVTCTGATSEEEAKKAARRCARSLQKLGFRVRFNNYRIVNVLGTCTMPWAIKITSFSTHYKDIVQYEPEIQPGVIYKLKNMKATLRIFSTGSITVTAPSINAVQAAIEHIYPLVYEFRKERSVEEQFALENKKRRLVFTIKESVIGEDEDNDNFSAEDDNSENSNTSWT